Proteins encoded in a region of the Streptomyces sp. NBC_00310 genome:
- a CDS encoding sensor histidine kinase, whose translation MATEYGDGYGSWGEERRHRVPAGLRAPFEARSWREFGYVLLGLPVGILLFTYAVTMVSVGAGLLVTFLGVPVLAAGLAGCRGFGALERARARALLGVEVAAPEPLRVKGRGAMAWMGAMLRSGSSWRQLLYAVVQFPWSVFSFVVAVTFWTYGWALLTYPLWFWVFPLWAGQDGLQLYGDETRAVYLDNPFEVTVTALVGLLFTMATPWIVRGLTMVDRVMVSGMLGPSRLGARVVELESDRGVVIDTAAADLRRIERDLHDGAQARLVALAMDLGLAKEKLAEDPRAAAVMVDSAHGEVKTALQELRDLARGIHPAVLTDRGLDAALSAVASRCAVPVVVDVDLPARPVPAIEGIAYFTVSELLQNVSKHAGATRATVDVWRVENRLMLQVIDDGVGGADTRGGSGLAGLAERIGAVDGILVVDSPAGGPTRVTAELPWRAA comes from the coding sequence ATGGCCACGGAGTACGGGGACGGGTACGGGAGTTGGGGCGAGGAGCGGCGGCATCGTGTGCCGGCCGGGTTGCGGGCGCCGTTCGAGGCGCGCAGCTGGCGGGAGTTCGGGTATGTGCTGCTGGGGCTGCCGGTCGGGATCCTGCTGTTCACGTACGCCGTGACGATGGTGTCGGTCGGTGCGGGGCTGCTGGTCACGTTCCTCGGGGTGCCGGTGCTGGCGGCGGGGCTGGCCGGGTGCCGGGGGTTCGGTGCGCTGGAGCGGGCGCGGGCGCGGGCGTTGCTCGGGGTGGAGGTGGCCGCGCCGGAGCCGTTGCGGGTCAAGGGGCGCGGGGCGATGGCGTGGATGGGCGCCATGCTGCGCAGCGGGTCGTCGTGGCGTCAGCTGTTGTACGCGGTCGTGCAGTTCCCGTGGTCGGTGTTCTCGTTCGTGGTGGCGGTGACCTTCTGGACGTACGGGTGGGCGCTGCTGACGTATCCGCTGTGGTTCTGGGTCTTCCCCCTGTGGGCCGGGCAGGACGGGTTGCAGCTGTACGGGGACGAGACGCGTGCCGTGTACCTCGACAATCCGTTCGAGGTGACCGTGACCGCGCTGGTGGGGCTGCTCTTCACGATGGCCACGCCGTGGATCGTGCGGGGGTTGACGATGGTCGACCGGGTGATGGTGAGCGGGATGCTCGGACCGTCGCGGCTGGGGGCCCGGGTCGTCGAGCTGGAGTCGGACCGGGGGGTCGTGATCGACACGGCCGCCGCTGATCTGCGGCGGATCGAGCGGGATCTGCACGACGGGGCGCAGGCGCGGCTGGTGGCGCTGGCCATGGATCTGGGGCTGGCGAAGGAGAAGCTGGCGGAGGACCCCCGGGCGGCGGCGGTGATGGTGGACTCGGCGCACGGGGAGGTCAAGACGGCGCTGCAGGAGCTGCGGGATCTCGCGCGGGGCATCCATCCGGCCGTGCTGACCGACCGGGGGCTCGACGCGGCGCTGTCGGCGGTCGCCTCGCGGTGTGCGGTGCCGGTGGTGGTGGACGTGGACCTGCCGGCGCGGCCGGTGCCGGCGATCGAGGGCATCGCCTACTTCACCGTCTCCGAGCTGCTGCAGAACGTCAGCAAGCACGCGGGGGCCACGCGGGCGACCGTGGATGTCTGGAGGGTCGAGAACCGGCTGATGCTCCAGGTCATCGACGACGGGGTCGGCGGCGCCGACACGCGGGGCGGTTCCGGGCTGGCGGGGCTCGCCGAGCGGATCGGGGCGGTCGACGGGATCCTGGTCGTCGACTCACCGGCCGGGGGGCCGACCCGGGTGACGGCGGAGTTGCCGTGGCGGGCTGCGTGA